AGCAGACGCTGCCGCTGTCGCCGACGCCCTATGCGGACATGGCGGCGGCGCTGGACAGTACCGAGGAGGCCGTGCTGGTGGCGCTGGGGCGCTTGCAGCAACTCGGCGTCATCAGCCGGGTCGGGCCGGTGTTTCGCACCCATGCGGTGGGAGTGTCGACGCTGGCGGCCATGGCCGTTCCGGAAGAGCGGCTGGAGGCGGTCGCGGACATCGTCACCAGCTTCGCGGCGGTCAACCACAACTACGAACGGGAACACGACTTCAACCTGTGGTTCGTGGCCACCGCCGCCACTGACGCCGAGCTGTCTGCCGTCCTGGCAAACATCGAAGAATTGACTGATATCAAGGTTATGCCATTACCGATGCTGGAGGATTACCACATCGACCTGGGATTTGACCTGAAATGGACATGAACAGCCCCCAACAGCGTTTCGGCCGTACCGATGTGCGCGTCGCCCTGAGCGCGGCCGACCTCGCCCTGATCGGAGCCATCCAGGGCGGCCTGCCGCTGGTGTCGCGGCCCTTTGCGCAACTGGCCACGCAGACGGGTGAAACCGAACAGGCGGTGATCGAGCGCCTGCAATCGTTGCAAGACCGCGGTGTCATCAAGCGCATGGGTGCGGTGGTGCGCCACCGCGAGCTCGGCTATCGCGCCAACGGCATGGTCGTCTGGGACGTGCCGGATGAGCAGGTCGACGAACTCGGCCGTTGCCTCAGCCGCTTCGAATTCATCACCCTGTGCTACCGTCGCCCGCGCCAGGGCGTGGACTGGCCCTACAACCTGTTTTGCATGATTCACGGCCGTGACCGCGAGGAAGTCCGGGGCAAGGTACGCCAGCTGGTACAGTGCTGCCAGCTGGAGGCCATCCCGCACGCCATTCTGTTCAGCGGTCGCCGCTTCAAGCAGCGCGGGGCACACTACCGAAACGCCGCACGCCGCGAGGCGGTGTCGTCATGAGCACCGCTGCCGTGATCGATGCCCCGGTCGAACTGGATGCACTCGACCGGCGCATCATCAACCGGCTGCAGGACGGCTTCCCCATCAGCGAGCACCCCTACGCGGAGGTCGCCGCCGAACTCGACACCGACGAGGCGACCCTGATCGCGCGGCTTCAGGCCCTCCTGGATACCGGTATCCTCAGCCGTTTCGGGCCGATGTACCATGCCGAGCGCCTCGGTGGCGCGCTGACGCTGGCGGCGATCGCGGTCGCACCGGCCGATTTCGAGCGTGTCACCGAACAGGTCAACGCCTTTCCCGAGGTCGCGCACAATTACGCGCGCGATCACGAGCTCAACATGTGGTTCGTACTCGCCACCGAGACGCCGCAGCGCATCCCCGTCGTGATCCGCGAGATCGAGCGTATTACCGGCTATCCCGTCTTCAACATGCCCAAGAAGGAGGAATTCTTCGTGGGTCTGAAATTCCGAGTGTAACCATGTCCGCCGTTCTCGAGCCGCAGCAGATTTCCCCGCTGATCGACGCCATCGACCGCCGCCTCATTGTCGCGACCCAGGGCGGACTGCCGCTGGATCCGCAGCCCTATCACCGGCTCGCCGAGCGGCTCGAGCTGCCCGTCGCCGAGGTGATGACCCGCCTGCGACGCCTGCAAGGCGACGGTGTGATCCGCCGCATCGGTGCCGTACCCAATCATTACCGCCTCGGTTACCGCGGTAACGGCATGTCCGTCTGGGACGTACCTGACGCCGCCGTCCGCGAGTTGGGCCAGCGCATCGGCGCACTGCCATTCGTCAGCCACTGTTATCACCGGCCGCGCCACCTGCCGCACTGGCCGTACAACCTGTTCGCCATGGTGCACGGCCACGACCGGGCCGAGGTGATGATGCAGGTGTCGCGCATCGCCGAACAGCTCGGTAGCGCAGTGCGCGACCACGACGTACTGTTCAGCACTCGCATCCTGAAAAAGACAGGCATGCGTTTGGTCACAGAGTGATGTATTCGTTGTTTTGAACCACCAGGGAAAACTAGTGAACCGCCAAGACGCCAAGAACGCCAAGAAAGATTAGCGAACCGCCAAGGCGCCAAGACGCCAAGATTTTTCATGAATAAAGATTTTCTTGGCGTCTTGGCGCCTTGGCGGTTGAAACAGGTTTTCCTTGGCGGTCTTGGCGTCTTGGCGGTTCCAATTCTTTTTTGGTGGTTCACAAAGACACCCGATCAGGAGAATGCCCATGTTCCGGGTCACCCAATACATGCAGGCGCTGGCTGACGGCACGCCGCTTGGTCCGAAGCGCACGCCGCCCGGGCCGGTGGTGATCTGGAATCTGATACGGCGTTGCAACCTGGCCTGCAAGCACTGCTATTCCATCTCCGCCGATCACGATTTCCCCGGTGAGCTGACCACCGAGGAGGTCTACGCGGTCATGGATGACCTCAAGACCTTCGGCGTGCCGGTACTGATCCTGTCCGGTGGCGAACCGCTGCTGCGACCGGACATCTACGCGATCTCGAAACGCGCCAAAGACATGGGCTTTTATGTCGGTCTGTCCACCAACGGCACGCTCATCGATGAGAACAACATCGAACGTATCGCCGCGGTCGGCTACGACTACGTCGGTATCAGCATCGACGGTCTGCGCGCGACACACGACAAGTTCCGCCGTCTCGAGGGTGCCTTCGATGCCTCCATGCATGGCATAAAGCTATGTCAGGAGCATGGCATCAAGGTCGGTCTGCGCTTCACCCTCACCCAGGACAACGCCGAGGAACTGCCGGCCATCCTGGATCTGATGGATGCGCTGGACATCGACAAGTTCTATCTCTCGCACCTGAATTACGCCGGGCGCGGCAATCGCAATCGCAAAGACGACGTGGTGCACCAGCATACCCGCCGCACCATGGACATGTTGTTCGACCGCTGCTGGGCCGGCCTCCAGGCAGGGCGCGTGCACGAGTACGTCACCGGCAACAACGATGCCGACGGCGTCTATCTGCTGCACTGGGTACAGCGCAATTTCCCCGATCAGGCCGAGACCATGCGCGCGCGGCTGGCGCAATGGGGCGGCAACGCCTCCGGTCTGTGGGTGGCGAACATCGACAACCTCGGCAACGTGCATCCCGATACCTTCTGGTGGGACTACGATCTCGGCAACGTCCGGGAGCGGCCCTTCTCGCAGATCTGGCAGGACACCAGCGATCCACTCATGGCCGGCTTCAAGCAACAGCCACGCCCGGTCAAGGGCCGTTGCGGTGAATGCCGGTATCTGGATATCTGCGGCGGCAACACCCGCGTGCGTGCCTGGCAACTGACCGGCGACCCCTGGCAGGAAGACCCCGCCTGCTACCTCACCGACGAGGAGATCGGCGCCAGCGGCGACCATGAACGCCTGCAAGTCACACCCTATCGCCGCACCGTCCGTATCCATTCGGCATGAAATGAACTTCAACCACGAAGGACACCAAGGACACGAAGGTGTGATATGCAGGCCGGATTAGGCGCGCAGCGCCGTAATCCGACACCTCACACGGAATGTCGTCGGGTTATGCTGCGCCAACCTGACCTACAGGAACTGAGCAACCCATGTTTTCACAATCATCCCGCTTCGTGTCCTTGGTGTCCTTCGTGGTTAAAATGGGTCTTTTCCCGGTTGCGTGCGTTGCAACTGCCACCTATGCCGGACCCGACGTCAAATCGCTCTACCAGCAGCACTGCGCGGAATGCCACGGTGCCGAGCGGCTCGGGGGCATGGGGCCAGCGTTGTTGCCGGAGAACCTCGGCCGTCTGAAGCCGGGTGAGGCTGCTGATGTGATCGCCAACGGCCGGCCGGCGACGCAGATGCCGGGGTTTGCCGATAAACTCAAGCCCGAAGAGATCGCATCACTGGCGGACTACGCGTTCTCCGTGCCGGCGGTCGCGCCGCAATGGACGCTGCAGGACATCGAGGCGAGCCACGTCGTCCCGCATCCCTACGGTTCGTTGCCGGACAAACCGGTGTTCGAGGCCGATCTGATGAATCTGTTCATCGTGGTCGAGTTGGGCGATCACCATGCGACGCTGCTGAACGGCGACACCTTCGAACCCATTCACCGCTTCCAGACGCGCTTCGCCCTGCACGGCGGGCCGAAATATTCGCCCAGCGGCCGCTATGTGTATTTCGCCTCGCGTGACGGCTGGATCAGCAAGTTCGACATCTACAACCTCAAGACAGTGGCGGAGATCCGTGCCGGCATCAACACCCGCAACCTGGCGGTATCGCACGACGGCCGCTACGTGCTGGTCGGCAACTACCTGCCCCACAGCCTGGTACTGCTGGATGCCCGCAACCTCGAGCCCATCCGCGTGATCCCGGTGCAGGACGATCACGGCAACAGCTCGCGGGTGAGCGCGGTCTACACGGCGCCGCCGCGATCGAGTTTCATCGTCGCATTGAAGGATCTGCCCGAGGTCTGGGAGATCAACTATTCGGACAACCCGGAGCCGGTGTTCCGTGGCATGGTGCATGACTACCAGTACATGGAGGGTCTGGCTGAGAAGGGCCGGTTCCCGATCAAGTCCATCAAGCTCGACGACTATCTCGACGATTTCTTCTTCGATCCCGGCTACACCCACCTGATGGGTGCCGCGCGCAACGCCAAGAATGGCCAGGTGGTGAATCTCTATGTGGGCCGCAAGATCGCCGACCTCGACCTGGACGGCATGCCACATCTCGGTTCGGGCATCACCTTTGAATACCAGGACCGCCGTGTGCTGGCGACACCGAATCTCGCCAAGGGCGAGGTGAGTGTCATCGATCTCACCGACTGGAAGACCATCAAGCGCATCAAAACCCTGGGTCCGGGTTTCTTCATGCGCAGCCACGAGAATTCACCCTATGCCTGGGTCGATGTGTTCTTCGGTCCGAACAAGGATGCCGTGCACGTGATCGACAAGCGCACGCTGGAGATCGTCAAGACGCTGCGCCCGGCGCCCGGCAAGACGGCGGCGCATGTGGAATTCACCCGCGACGGCAAGTACGCCCTGCTGAGTATCTGGGAGATGGACGGCGCAGTGATCGTCTACGACGCCACCACGCTCGAAGAGGTCAAGCGCATCCCGATGAAGAAACCTTCGGGCAAGTACAACGTCTGGAACAAGACGCGCTATTCCGAGGGTACCAGCCACTGAGACGGGGCCGGCGGCAAGAGGCAAGAGGCAAGAGGCAAGAGGCAAGAGGCAAGAGGCAAGAGGCAAGAGGCAAGAGGCAAGAGGCAAGAGGCAAGAGGCAAGAGGCAAGAGGCAAGAGGCAACAAAGACGGGTTGGCCACGGAAGCACACGGAAATACACGGACAAGATCGAGAGGGTGAGGTACGCGAGACGCTACCACATCCCAAGCTTCCGTGTATTTCCGTGTGCTTCCGTGGCTAATATGGGTTATTACTGGGTTTCGCGCCGCTAAGGCATGCGCGCAGGGCCACCGTCAAGGGCGGCCCTGCGCGAGGTGTCACTGGATAGCGTATTTCTTCAGGCGATAAAGCAGGGTATCGCGCGTCAGGCCCAGCAGACGGGCGGCCTGCGAGCGGTTACCACGGGCCTGCGCCAGCGCCTGGCGGATCAGGCCGATCTCCAGCTTCTCGAGATGCACGCCCTCGGCGGGCAGGCTGAATACTTCCATGCCGGTCGGCTGGGGTGCCGGTTGGACGATTTCGAGGGGCAGATTTTCCGGTTCGATGGTGCGGCCGCTGCACAGAATGAGCATGCGTTCGCACAGGTTGCGCAGCTCGCGCACATTCCCCGGCCAACCGTACTGTTTGAGTGTCCGCAGGCTGCGCGCACTGTACCGTGGCGGCGCCAGTTCATACCGCTCAGCGAGGGCCGCGCTGTGGAATTTCAGCAGCGGTGGGATGTCTTCGACACGTTCCCGCAGCGGCGGCAGGTTGAGCGGTACGACGTTCAGGCGGTAGTAGAGATCGCGGCGGAAGCGGCCGGCGTCCACCTCATTCAGCAGATCACGGTTGGTGGCGGCGACGATGCGTACGTCGGCACGCTGCAGCGTGTAGTGGCCGACCGGCTGGTATTCACCGGATTCGAGGAAGCGCAGCAGCTTGGCCTGGGTGGCCATGGGCAGCTCGGCCACCTCGTCCAGAAACAACGTACCGCCGTCCGCCTGCAGGATATAGCCGGACTGGTCGGTGACCGCACCGGTGAAGGCGCCGCGGCGGTGGCCGTACAGCAGGGATTCCGCCAGGCCCTCGGGGATCGCCGCACAGTTCACGGCGATGAAGGGGTGTTTGGAACGCGGGCTGTCGCGATGCACCGCACTGGCCAGCAATTCCTTGCCGGTGCCGCTTTCACCATGGATGAGAACCGGCGCATCGGTCACGGCCACCAGCCGTGCGGCGCGCAGTACGGCTGCGAATGCCGGTGCCCCACCTATTACGCTTTCGTCGATCTCGCCCATGGCCTGTCGCCCCCCACTACCGTCAAAAAAAACACGCTTGCCAACACTATCACTGTTAGTCCTGGAAGTGTATATGACCTGAGTCATTTGGCGCGGTTCCCGGGGCATGTCCCACATGCTCTCCGGGGGCAAACCAAAGGCTCCCGATACCGAACAGGATCAGACTCAGGCCGATCAGCGTCCGTACCGCCGGGATCCGGGGCAGGCGTGCCGCCCAGCCGGCGAGCAGGCCGGCGGTGAGCACCGACGGGAGGGTACCCAGGCCGAAGGCCGTCATATAGAGCGCGCCCTTGAACGGGTCACCGGCGGCGGCCGACCACAACAGCGTGGAATACACCAGACCGCAGGGCAGCCAGCCCCAGATCAGTCCGAAGGCCATGGCCCGTAACGGCGACCGCACCGGCAGCAGGCGCTGACCGATGGGTTCGATGTGCCGCCACAGCGGCACCCCAATCCTTTCCAGGTGGGCGAAGCGGGAGAACCAGCCGGCCAGATAAAAGCCCATGCCGATCAGCAGCAGGGCCGCGAACACCCGCAGCAGGGTGTGGCCATAGGTCGGGCTGAGGGTGCCGAACAGGCCCTGGCCGAGACTGCCGACCAGCGCGCCGGCCAGGGCGTAACTGGTGATGCGCCCGAGGCTGTAGGACAGGGTGTAGGTCAGCAGCAGCGGTTTGTTGGCCCGTACCTCCGGCGGGAGGCTCAGGCTCAAGGCCCCGATGATGCCGCCGCACATGCCGATGCAATGCAGCGAGGCGGCGAGACCGATCAGGACAGGGGCTAGAAGCGTCAGATCCACAAAATTTCCGGGGTCATGGCGACGCCCGGGCAGGCCGCCGCGCACGCCAGTAAGAAGGTGCGCCGCTATGGTACGCCAAGGCGGCGCCTCTGTCAGGCCCTAAATGTCGATATAATTACTTGTATAATCAGTTTGTTAGGAAGTTTGATCGGGACCGCATTCAAACCGGCCTGGCATCAAACTTTGGGGTGCGCTATAAATGAAGCCCCCGCTCGGAGACCAGACCATGCCGCCGCCGATGTCCGATGATACGCGCACCGCTCCCACCGCCCCCGCCGCCCAGCCGACCGCGCGGGTCAGGGTCCCCCTGCGGGAGCGCAAGTTCTATCAGACGCGCCTGCGGCTCGCCCGCGCCCTGCGCGACCGGCTGGGCAGTACCCCGCTCGATGAGCTGAACGTGCGCGATCTGTGCGAAGAGGTCGAGGTCTCCGAGGCCACCTTCTTCAATTACTTCCCCAGGAAGACCGACCTGCTCGCCTACCTCGGCCAACTCTGGTCGGTGGAGCTCGCCTGGCACGGCCAGCAGGCCCTGGCGCGCGGCGAAAGCGGCCTGACGGCGGTGCAGCACGTCTTCGAGCAGGCCGCGCGGCAGTTCCAGGCGGCCCCCGGCGTGGCCGGCGAACTCATCGCCTGGCAGGCCCGCGCCCGCACCCGGCATGCGCCCGAGCCCTTGAGCGCCAACGAACGCCGCCTGGCCTTCCCCGAGCAGACGGGGATCGAGGCGCTCGCCGACCAGGGCCTGGAACAGACCCTGACCAGCGCCCTGCAGCGTGCCGTCGACCAGGGCGAGCTGCCCCACAACACCCACCTGCCAATCGTGATGGTGTCCCTGCTGTCGATCTTCCACGGCGTCGCACTCGCCCTGCGCCTCGGCAACCCCTCCGGCATCGGCGCAATGTACCGCCAGCAGCTGACCATCCTGTGGAGCGGCGTACGGCAGGTCGCAGGGACGCGGTCGTCGGTTGCGGGAACGTGATGAGGGTGCGGTTTCGAGTCTACAACGCTGCGCGTGCCGGATGCTCTCAGGCTGCGCCCGAGGGGCGGGAATCACGCGGGTGCGTTCGAAGAGATTCAAACTGTTGATTGCTGCCTTGCAGATTTTTTAGTGCCGCGACACCTATATCACTCCCGCAAGGCGTTGAGTGAAGAGGTGTTCCGGGATATCAGGTTCCAAAAGCCACTATGCAGATGCTACTTTTGGGTCCGATACTTATGGTTCGATAACAAAGGTGAGAGATGGCTTACCCTATTGAAAGAAAACTCGTTGTCGCTGTCTCTTCAAGTGCACTTTTTGATCTTTCTGAGTCCCATACCGTTTTCACTGAGAAAGGGTCGAAGGCGTACAAGATATTTCAGGAAGCCAACTTAAATAAAATACTTGCCAAAGGAGTGGCATTTCCTTTTGTTCGACGTTTCTTAAACATCAATAAACGATTCCCGAAGCAGTCGCCTGTAGAAGTAGTGCTTTTGTCTAGGAACTCAGCCGCCACAGGGAAGAGGGTTTTCCGTTCAATCGCCCACTATGGACTAAACATTACACGCGCAGCTTTTATGGATGGTGAGTCTCCATATGAATACATTCCAGCATTCAATGCTTCCCTCTTTTTGTCAGCCAACGAGAAGGATGTAAAGAAAGCCATAAGTAGCAAGTACCCTGCTGGCACCGTTCTGCCCAGCAAGGTCAATGATGACGAAACAGAGGAAGAGCTTCGCATAGCGTTCGACTTCGATGGCGTCATTGCAGATGATGAGTCTGAAGCTATTTATAAAGGAGGCGACTTACCTATGTTTCAAACTTATGAAGTTACCAACGCACATATCCCACACAAACCCGGCCCCCTTGCGGATCTTTTTCAAAAGCTTTCATTTATGCAAAAACTTGAAGACAAGGAACAAGAGAAGGACAGAAATTACAAGCGCATTATTCGGACAGCGATCGTTACAGCTCGAAATGCTCCAGCACACGAAAGAGTAATAACAACGTTGGAGCATTGGGGGGTAAGCGCAAACGAAACATTTTTTTTAGGCGGAATGAAAAAAGAACGAATACTTACTCGGTTAAAACCACATATGTTCTTTGACGACCAAAGAAGCCATCTTGAATCGGAGGCGGGTAATATACCAATGGTGCATATTCCTTTTGGCATTGCCAACACAACCATTAAACAATTCGCTCCAGAAGGGCTGAACCACCAGCCACTTTTGCTACCGCAAAAGTAGGCTTCGTATCAAACTCATCTGCGCTAAGGTGTTATGTATCATAGACATTAAACAGTCAATCCGGAGGAGAATAAGCATGATTGATCGATATACAAAAATAATTTTAACAGTAATAGCAATTAATCTCACAGTAATTGTTGCCGGTGATGCAGCTAAATTGTTTATTCCAGAGGTTTGGGCACAACAAACGATCCCTGTCTTTGTTGAAGGCGGACGGCTTGATTATGAAACCGATGTAAGTGGTGG
The Gammaproteobacteria bacterium genome window above contains:
- a CDS encoding AsnC family protein — translated: MNSPQQRFGRTDVRVALSAADLALIGAIQGGLPLVSRPFAQLATQTGETEQAVIERLQSLQDRGVIKRMGAVVRHRELGYRANGMVVWDVPDEQVDELGRCLSRFEFITLCYRRPRQGVDWPYNLFCMIHGRDREEVRGKVRQLVQCCQLEAIPHAILFSGRRFKQRGAHYRNAARREAVSS
- a CDS encoding nitrite reductase, translated to MGLFPVACVATATYAGPDVKSLYQQHCAECHGAERLGGMGPALLPENLGRLKPGEAADVIANGRPATQMPGFADKLKPEEIASLADYAFSVPAVAPQWTLQDIEASHVVPHPYGSLPDKPVFEADLMNLFIVVELGDHHATLLNGDTFEPIHRFQTRFALHGGPKYSPSGRYVYFASRDGWISKFDIYNLKTVAEIRAGINTRNLAVSHDGRYVLVGNYLPHSLVLLDARNLEPIRVIPVQDDHGNSSRVSAVYTAPPRSSFIVALKDLPEVWEINYSDNPEPVFRGMVHDYQYMEGLAEKGRFPIKSIKLDDYLDDFFFDPGYTHLMGAARNAKNGQVVNLYVGRKIADLDLDGMPHLGSGITFEYQDRRVLATPNLAKGEVSVIDLTDWKTIKRIKTLGPGFFMRSHENSPYAWVDVFFGPNKDAVHVIDKRTLEIVKTLRPAPGKTAAHVEFTRDGKYALLSIWEMDGAVIVYDATTLEEVKRIPMKKPSGKYNVWNKTRYSEGTSH
- the nirJ gene encoding heme d1 biosynthesis radical SAM protein NirJ, coding for MFRVTQYMQALADGTPLGPKRTPPGPVVIWNLIRRCNLACKHCYSISADHDFPGELTTEEVYAVMDDLKTFGVPVLILSGGEPLLRPDIYAISKRAKDMGFYVGLSTNGTLIDENNIERIAAVGYDYVGISIDGLRATHDKFRRLEGAFDASMHGIKLCQEHGIKVGLRFTLTQDNAEELPAILDLMDALDIDKFYLSHLNYAGRGNRNRKDDVVHQHTRRTMDMLFDRCWAGLQAGRVHEYVTGNNDADGVYLLHWVQRNFPDQAETMRARLAQWGGNASGLWVANIDNLGNVHPDTFWWDYDLGNVRERPFSQIWQDTSDPLMAGFKQQPRPVKGRCGECRYLDICGGNTRVRAWQLTGDPWQEDPACYLTDEEIGASGDHERLQVTPYRRTVRIHSA
- a CDS encoding 5'-nucleotidase, with protein sequence MAYPIERKLVVAVSSSALFDLSESHTVFTEKGSKAYKIFQEANLNKILAKGVAFPFVRRFLNINKRFPKQSPVEVVLLSRNSAATGKRVFRSIAHYGLNITRAAFMDGESPYEYIPAFNASLFLSANEKDVKKAISSKYPAGTVLPSKVNDDETEEELRIAFDFDGVIADDESEAIYKGGDLPMFQTYEVTNAHIPHKPGPLADLFQKLSFMQKLEDKEQEKDRNYKRIIRTAIVTARNAPAHERVITTLEHWGVSANETFFLGGMKKERILTRLKPHMFFDDQRSHLESEAGNIPMVHIPFGIANTTIKQFAPEGLNHQPLLLPQK
- a CDS encoding Lrp/AsnC family transcriptional regulator; translation: MDRRAELTDLERRLLDRYQQTLPLSPTPYADMAAALDSTEEAVLVALGRLQQLGVISRVGPVFRTHAVGVSTLAAMAVPEERLEAVADIVTSFAAVNHNYEREHDFNLWFVATAATDAELSAVLANIEELTDIKVMPLPMLEDYHIDLGFDLKWT
- a CDS encoding TetR/AcrR family transcriptional regulator; its protein translation is MKPPLGDQTMPPPMSDDTRTAPTAPAAQPTARVRVPLRERKFYQTRLRLARALRDRLGSTPLDELNVRDLCEEVEVSEATFFNYFPRKTDLLAYLGQLWSVELAWHGQQALARGESGLTAVQHVFEQAARQFQAAPGVAGELIAWQARARTRHAPEPLSANERRLAFPEQTGIEALADQGLEQTLTSALQRAVDQGELPHNTHLPIVMVSLLSIFHGVALALRLGNPSGIGAMYRQQLTILWSGVRQVAGTRSSVAGT
- a CDS encoding sigma-54 dependent transcriptional regulator, giving the protein MGEIDESVIGGAPAFAAVLRAARLVAVTDAPVLIHGESGTGKELLASAVHRDSPRSKHPFIAVNCAAIPEGLAESLLYGHRRGAFTGAVTDQSGYILQADGGTLFLDEVAELPMATQAKLLRFLESGEYQPVGHYTLQRADVRIVAATNRDLLNEVDAGRFRRDLYYRLNVVPLNLPPLRERVEDIPPLLKFHSAALAERYELAPPRYSARSLRTLKQYGWPGNVRELRNLCERMLILCSGRTIEPENLPLEIVQPAPQPTGMEVFSLPAEGVHLEKLEIGLIRQALAQARGNRSQAARLLGLTRDTLLYRLKKYAIQ
- a CDS encoding Lrp/AsnC family transcriptional regulator — encoded protein: MSAVLEPQQISPLIDAIDRRLIVATQGGLPLDPQPYHRLAERLELPVAEVMTRLRRLQGDGVIRRIGAVPNHYRLGYRGNGMSVWDVPDAAVRELGQRIGALPFVSHCYHRPRHLPHWPYNLFAMVHGHDRAEVMMQVSRIAEQLGSAVRDHDVLFSTRILKKTGMRLVTE
- a CDS encoding sulfite exporter TauE/SafE family protein, with the translated sequence MCGGIIGALSLSLPPEVRANKPLLLTYTLSYSLGRITSYALAGALVGSLGQGLFGTLSPTYGHTLLRVFAALLLIGMGFYLAGWFSRFAHLERIGVPLWRHIEPIGQRLLPVRSPLRAMAFGLIWGWLPCGLVYSTLLWSAAAGDPFKGALYMTAFGLGTLPSVLTAGLLAGWAARLPRIPAVRTLIGLSLILFGIGSLWFAPGEHVGHAPGTAPNDSGHIHFQD
- a CDS encoding Lrp/AsnC family transcriptional regulator codes for the protein MSTAAVIDAPVELDALDRRIINRLQDGFPISEHPYAEVAAELDTDEATLIARLQALLDTGILSRFGPMYHAERLGGALTLAAIAVAPADFERVTEQVNAFPEVAHNYARDHELNMWFVLATETPQRIPVVIREIERITGYPVFNMPKKEEFFVGLKFRV